The proteins below are encoded in one region of Phaseolus vulgaris cultivar G19833 chromosome 1, P. vulgaris v2.0, whole genome shotgun sequence:
- the LOC137814034 gene encoding AP2-like ethylene-responsive transcription factor At2g41710 isoform X2: MKRISGIRVRGIRIRIRRENKVWFGAYDDEEAAARAYDLAALKYWGPGTLINFPVTDYTRDLEEMQNVSREEYLASLRRKSSGFSRGLSKYRGLSSRWESSYGRMSGSDYFNSMHYGAGDDSAAESEYVSGFCIERKIDLTSHIKWWGSNKTRHSDSGTRLSEEKKLGSAGDICSELKQLEQKVQPTEPYQMPQLGRPHNEKKQRSSSVSALSILSQSAAYKSLQEKASKRQENSIDNDENENKNTVNKLDHGKAVEKPSNHDGGNDRLDIAMGMSGTMPLQRNVYPLTPFLSQPLLTAYNTVDPMVDPVLWTSLVPPVHPAGLSRTTEVTKTETSSSYTMFQPEE; the protein is encoded by the exons ATGAAGCGCATCTCTGGGATAAGAGTACGTGGAATCAGAATCAGAATAAGAAGGGAAAACaaggtttggtttg GGGCATATGATGACGAGGAAGCAGCTGCTAGAGCTTATGATCTTGCTGCTCTCAAATACTGGGGTCCAGGGACTCTCATTAACTTTCCA GTGACTGACTATACAAGAGATCTTGAAGAAATGCAGAATGTGTCGAGAGAAGAGTACCTTGCATCTTTACGGCG GAAGAGCAGTGGTTTTTCTAGAGGACTATCAAAATATCGTGGACTCTCCAG TCGATGGGAATCGTCATATGGCCGCATGTCTGGATCTGATTACTTCAATAGCATGCATTATG GTGCAGGGGATGATTCAGCAGCAGAAAGTGAATATGTCAGTGGTTTCTGCATAGAAAGAAAGATTGATTTAACAAGTCACATCAAATGGTGGGGATCTAATAAGACTCGACATTCTGACTCTGGTACAAGAttatcagaagaaaaaaaacttggTTCTGCTGGAGATATTTGCAGTGAACTAAAGCAATTGGAACAGAAAGTTCAACCTACAGAACCTTATCAGATGCCACAGTTAGGCAGGCCACACAATGAGAAAAAGCAAAGAAGTTCTTCGGTCTCTGCCTTAAGTATCCTTTCACAATCTGCTGCTTACAAGAGCTTGCAAGAGAAAGCGTCAAAGAGACAGGAAAATAGTATTGATAACGAtgagaatgaaaacaaaaatacagTCAACAAATTGGATCATGGAAAGGCAGTTGAGAAACCATCAAATCATGATGGAGGCAATGATCGGCTTGACATTGCAATGGGAATGAGTGGGACAATGCCTCTTCAAAGAAATGTCTATCCTTTGACACCATTCTTGTCTCAACCACTTTTGACAGCTTACAATACTGTTGATCCAATGGTAGATCCTGTTCTCTGGACGTCTCTTGTTCCCCCCGTACATCCTGCTGGCCTTTCTCGTACGACTGAG GTTACCAAGACAGAGACCAGTTCATCATACACAATGTTTCAGCCAGAGGAATGA
- the LOC137814034 gene encoding AP2-like ethylene-responsive transcription factor At2g41710 isoform X3 translates to MKRISGIRVRGIRIRIRRENKVWFGAYDDEEAAARAYDLAALKYWGPGTLINFPVTDYTRDLEEMQNVSREEYLASLRRKSSGFSRGLSKYRGLSSRWESSYGRMSGSDYFNSMHYGDDSAAESEYVSGFCIERKIDLTSHIKWWGSNKTRHSDSGTRLSEEKKLGSAGDICSELKQLEQKVQPTEPYQMPQLGRPHNEKKQRSSSVSALSILSQSAAYKSLQEKASKRQENSIDNDENENKNTVNKLDHGKAVEKPSNHDGGNDRLDIAMGMSGTMPLQRNVYPLTPFLSQPLLTAYNTVDPMVDPVLWTSLVPPVHPAGLSRTTEVTKTETSSSYTMFQPEE, encoded by the exons ATGAAGCGCATCTCTGGGATAAGAGTACGTGGAATCAGAATCAGAATAAGAAGGGAAAACaaggtttggtttg GGGCATATGATGACGAGGAAGCAGCTGCTAGAGCTTATGATCTTGCTGCTCTCAAATACTGGGGTCCAGGGACTCTCATTAACTTTCCA GTGACTGACTATACAAGAGATCTTGAAGAAATGCAGAATGTGTCGAGAGAAGAGTACCTTGCATCTTTACGGCG GAAGAGCAGTGGTTTTTCTAGAGGACTATCAAAATATCGTGGACTCTCCAG TCGATGGGAATCGTCATATGGCCGCATGTCTGGATCTGATTACTTCAATAGCATGCATTATG GGGATGATTCAGCAGCAGAAAGTGAATATGTCAGTGGTTTCTGCATAGAAAGAAAGATTGATTTAACAAGTCACATCAAATGGTGGGGATCTAATAAGACTCGACATTCTGACTCTGGTACAAGAttatcagaagaaaaaaaacttggTTCTGCTGGAGATATTTGCAGTGAACTAAAGCAATTGGAACAGAAAGTTCAACCTACAGAACCTTATCAGATGCCACAGTTAGGCAGGCCACACAATGAGAAAAAGCAAAGAAGTTCTTCGGTCTCTGCCTTAAGTATCCTTTCACAATCTGCTGCTTACAAGAGCTTGCAAGAGAAAGCGTCAAAGAGACAGGAAAATAGTATTGATAACGAtgagaatgaaaacaaaaatacagTCAACAAATTGGATCATGGAAAGGCAGTTGAGAAACCATCAAATCATGATGGAGGCAATGATCGGCTTGACATTGCAATGGGAATGAGTGGGACAATGCCTCTTCAAAGAAATGTCTATCCTTTGACACCATTCTTGTCTCAACCACTTTTGACAGCTTACAATACTGTTGATCCAATGGTAGATCCTGTTCTCTGGACGTCTCTTGTTCCCCCCGTACATCCTGCTGGCCTTTCTCGTACGACTGAG GTTACCAAGACAGAGACCAGTTCATCATACACAATGTTTCAGCCAGAGGAATGA
- the LOC137814034 gene encoding AP2-like ethylene-responsive transcription factor At2g41710 isoform X5, which translates to MASSSSDPGKSAETSEVAVATDQLLLYRGLKKAKKERGCTAKERISKMPPCAAGKRSSIYRGVTRHRWTGRYEAHLWDKSTWNQNQNKKGKQVYLGAYDDEEAAARAYDLAALKYWGPGTLINFPVTDYTRDLEEMQNVSREEYLASLRRKSSGFSRGLSKYRGLSSRWESSYGRMSGSDYFNSMHYGDDSAAESEYVSGFCIERKIDLTSHIKWWGSNKTRHSDSGTRLSEEKKLGSAGDICSELKQLEQKVQPTEPYQMPQLGRPHNEKKQRSSSVSALSILSQSAAYKSLQEKASKRQENSIDNDENENKNTVNKLDHGKAVEKPSNHDGGNDRLDIAMGMSGTMPLQRNVYPLTPFLSQPLLTAYNTVDPMVDPVLWTSLVPPVHPAGLSRTTEVTKTETSSSYTMFQPEE; encoded by the exons atggcttcgtcttcctccgaTCCCGGAAAGTCCGCGGAGACGTCGGAAGTGGCGGTGGCAACCGATCAGCTCTTACTCTACCGAGGATTGAAGAAAGCGAAGAAGGAAAGAGGTTGCACTGCCAAAGAACGCATCAGCAAAATGCCTCCCTGCGCTGCTGGAAAACGCAGCTCAATTTACCGCGGTGTCACCAG GCATAGGTGGACTGGTCGTTATGAAGCGCATCTCTGGGATAAGAGTACGTGGAATCAGAATCAGAATAAGAAGGGAAAACaag TTTACTTGG GGGCATATGATGACGAGGAAGCAGCTGCTAGAGCTTATGATCTTGCTGCTCTCAAATACTGGGGTCCAGGGACTCTCATTAACTTTCCA GTGACTGACTATACAAGAGATCTTGAAGAAATGCAGAATGTGTCGAGAGAAGAGTACCTTGCATCTTTACGGCG GAAGAGCAGTGGTTTTTCTAGAGGACTATCAAAATATCGTGGACTCTCCAG TCGATGGGAATCGTCATATGGCCGCATGTCTGGATCTGATTACTTCAATAGCATGCATTATG GGGATGATTCAGCAGCAGAAAGTGAATATGTCAGTGGTTTCTGCATAGAAAGAAAGATTGATTTAACAAGTCACATCAAATGGTGGGGATCTAATAAGACTCGACATTCTGACTCTGGTACAAGAttatcagaagaaaaaaaacttggTTCTGCTGGAGATATTTGCAGTGAACTAAAGCAATTGGAACAGAAAGTTCAACCTACAGAACCTTATCAGATGCCACAGTTAGGCAGGCCACACAATGAGAAAAAGCAAAGAAGTTCTTCGGTCTCTGCCTTAAGTATCCTTTCACAATCTGCTGCTTACAAGAGCTTGCAAGAGAAAGCGTCAAAGAGACAGGAAAATAGTATTGATAACGAtgagaatgaaaacaaaaatacagTCAACAAATTGGATCATGGAAAGGCAGTTGAGAAACCATCAAATCATGATGGAGGCAATGATCGGCTTGACATTGCAATGGGAATGAGTGGGACAATGCCTCTTCAAAGAAATGTCTATCCTTTGACACCATTCTTGTCTCAACCACTTTTGACAGCTTACAATACTGTTGATCCAATGGTAGATCCTGTTCTCTGGACGTCTCTTGTTCCCCCCGTACATCCTGCTGGCCTTTCTCGTACGACTGAG GTTACCAAGACAGAGACCAGTTCATCATACACAATGTTTCAGCCAGAGGAATGA
- the LOC137814034 gene encoding AP2-like ethylene-responsive transcription factor At2g41710 isoform X1: protein MKRISGIRVRGIRIRIRRENKFTWVMMLVADGFWIGAYDDEEAAARAYDLAALKYWGPGTLINFPVTDYTRDLEEMQNVSREEYLASLRRKSSGFSRGLSKYRGLSSRWESSYGRMSGSDYFNSMHYGAGDDSAAESEYVSGFCIERKIDLTSHIKWWGSNKTRHSDSGTRLSEEKKLGSAGDICSELKQLEQKVQPTEPYQMPQLGRPHNEKKQRSSSVSALSILSQSAAYKSLQEKASKRQENSIDNDENENKNTVNKLDHGKAVEKPSNHDGGNDRLDIAMGMSGTMPLQRNVYPLTPFLSQPLLTAYNTVDPMVDPVLWTSLVPPVHPAGLSRTTEVTKTETSSSYTMFQPEE, encoded by the exons ATGAAGCGCATCTCTGGGATAAGAGTACGTGGAATCAGAATCAGAATAAGAAGGGAAAACaag TTTACTTGG GTAATGATGTTAGTTGCTGATGGATTTTGGATAGGGGCATATGATGACGAGGAAGCAGCTGCTAGAGCTTATGATCTTGCTGCTCTCAAATACTGGGGTCCAGGGACTCTCATTAACTTTCCA GTGACTGACTATACAAGAGATCTTGAAGAAATGCAGAATGTGTCGAGAGAAGAGTACCTTGCATCTTTACGGCG GAAGAGCAGTGGTTTTTCTAGAGGACTATCAAAATATCGTGGACTCTCCAG TCGATGGGAATCGTCATATGGCCGCATGTCTGGATCTGATTACTTCAATAGCATGCATTATG GTGCAGGGGATGATTCAGCAGCAGAAAGTGAATATGTCAGTGGTTTCTGCATAGAAAGAAAGATTGATTTAACAAGTCACATCAAATGGTGGGGATCTAATAAGACTCGACATTCTGACTCTGGTACAAGAttatcagaagaaaaaaaacttggTTCTGCTGGAGATATTTGCAGTGAACTAAAGCAATTGGAACAGAAAGTTCAACCTACAGAACCTTATCAGATGCCACAGTTAGGCAGGCCACACAATGAGAAAAAGCAAAGAAGTTCTTCGGTCTCTGCCTTAAGTATCCTTTCACAATCTGCTGCTTACAAGAGCTTGCAAGAGAAAGCGTCAAAGAGACAGGAAAATAGTATTGATAACGAtgagaatgaaaacaaaaatacagTCAACAAATTGGATCATGGAAAGGCAGTTGAGAAACCATCAAATCATGATGGAGGCAATGATCGGCTTGACATTGCAATGGGAATGAGTGGGACAATGCCTCTTCAAAGAAATGTCTATCCTTTGACACCATTCTTGTCTCAACCACTTTTGACAGCTTACAATACTGTTGATCCAATGGTAGATCCTGTTCTCTGGACGTCTCTTGTTCCCCCCGTACATCCTGCTGGCCTTTCTCGTACGACTGAG GTTACCAAGACAGAGACCAGTTCATCATACACAATGTTTCAGCCAGAGGAATGA
- the LOC137814034 gene encoding AP2-like ethylene-responsive transcription factor At2g41710 isoform X4, giving the protein MASSSSDPGKSAETSEVAVATDQLLLYRGLKKAKKERGCTAKERISKMPPCAAGKRSSIYRGVTRHRWTGRYEAHLWDKSTWNQNQNKKGKQVYLGAYDDEEAAARAYDLAALKYWGPGTLINFPVTDYTRDLEEMQNVSREEYLASLRRKSSGFSRGLSKYRGLSSRWESSYGRMSGSDYFNSMHYGAGDDSAAESEYVSGFCIERKIDLTSHIKWWGSNKTRHSDSGTRLSEEKKLGSAGDICSELKQLEQKVQPTEPYQMPQLGRPHNEKKQRSSSVSALSILSQSAAYKSLQEKASKRQENSIDNDENENKNTVNKLDHGKAVEKPSNHDGGNDRLDIAMGMSGTMPLQRNVYPLTPFLSQPLLTAYNTVDPMVDPVLWTSLVPPVHPAGLSRTTEVTKTETSSSYTMFQPEE; this is encoded by the exons atggcttcgtcttcctccgaTCCCGGAAAGTCCGCGGAGACGTCGGAAGTGGCGGTGGCAACCGATCAGCTCTTACTCTACCGAGGATTGAAGAAAGCGAAGAAGGAAAGAGGTTGCACTGCCAAAGAACGCATCAGCAAAATGCCTCCCTGCGCTGCTGGAAAACGCAGCTCAATTTACCGCGGTGTCACCAG GCATAGGTGGACTGGTCGTTATGAAGCGCATCTCTGGGATAAGAGTACGTGGAATCAGAATCAGAATAAGAAGGGAAAACaag TTTACTTGG GGGCATATGATGACGAGGAAGCAGCTGCTAGAGCTTATGATCTTGCTGCTCTCAAATACTGGGGTCCAGGGACTCTCATTAACTTTCCA GTGACTGACTATACAAGAGATCTTGAAGAAATGCAGAATGTGTCGAGAGAAGAGTACCTTGCATCTTTACGGCG GAAGAGCAGTGGTTTTTCTAGAGGACTATCAAAATATCGTGGACTCTCCAG TCGATGGGAATCGTCATATGGCCGCATGTCTGGATCTGATTACTTCAATAGCATGCATTATG GTGCAGGGGATGATTCAGCAGCAGAAAGTGAATATGTCAGTGGTTTCTGCATAGAAAGAAAGATTGATTTAACAAGTCACATCAAATGGTGGGGATCTAATAAGACTCGACATTCTGACTCTGGTACAAGAttatcagaagaaaaaaaacttggTTCTGCTGGAGATATTTGCAGTGAACTAAAGCAATTGGAACAGAAAGTTCAACCTACAGAACCTTATCAGATGCCACAGTTAGGCAGGCCACACAATGAGAAAAAGCAAAGAAGTTCTTCGGTCTCTGCCTTAAGTATCCTTTCACAATCTGCTGCTTACAAGAGCTTGCAAGAGAAAGCGTCAAAGAGACAGGAAAATAGTATTGATAACGAtgagaatgaaaacaaaaatacagTCAACAAATTGGATCATGGAAAGGCAGTTGAGAAACCATCAAATCATGATGGAGGCAATGATCGGCTTGACATTGCAATGGGAATGAGTGGGACAATGCCTCTTCAAAGAAATGTCTATCCTTTGACACCATTCTTGTCTCAACCACTTTTGACAGCTTACAATACTGTTGATCCAATGGTAGATCCTGTTCTCTGGACGTCTCTTGTTCCCCCCGTACATCCTGCTGGCCTTTCTCGTACGACTGAG GTTACCAAGACAGAGACCAGTTCATCATACACAATGTTTCAGCCAGAGGAATGA